The nucleotide sequence CCTGGCTGGCCGACGCCCCCCAGAAATACCACGCCCGGTCGCCGTGGGCGAGGACGACGATGGCGGCCAGCAGGTGCTCTTGGTGTTCGGCCAGCAGCCATGCGGCCTGTCCCGTGGGGGTGAAGAGGTCGTAGGCGGCCTCGTAATACGCGGCCGTGTGGATCCCGAAACCGTCTCGTCGGGCCGTCTCCTGCATGAGCGCGTACACGGCGGGAAGATCTTCCCGGGTGCCCGCGCGCACGGTGACCCCCTTCCGGGCGGAAAGGCGTATGTTGTATCGCCACTTGGACTTCATGCGGGCCAGCATCGCGTCGTCGTCATCGAGCTCGATCACGATGGTACTGCGGGGTTGGATGGGCTGGGGGGCCGGCCGCCACCCCCCTGCGCTCAGCGATGAGGCGGCCTCAGACCCATCCGGAAGATCTGGCTCCATCAGGAGCACGGCCGCGTGGGAGCGCCGCGCCATGGCCTCAAGGGCCCGCCATAGGGCGTGAACCTGATCGGGGCGTCCCCAGTCCACGATCGGCCCCTTGGGAATGTAGGCCAGCGTCTGTCCCCAGGGAAGCCGTCGGAACAGGATCTGGGCGCCGGCTGTGATCTCATCGCCATCGACCAGGGCCACGCGATGAACCCGCCAGCCGAAGCGGGCCTTGAGTTCGCCCCACAGGCGATGTTGCAGGATGTGCGCGTCCTTCCTGCGGGTAAGCCAGGCGTCCCATCTCTCATCGGGTAGATTCGCATCCAGGGTGGAAAGGGTCGTGGTCATGACGCGGGGAATTATACCATGGCTATGGCCTCTCGAGCGAACGGCGGAAGCGGGATGTGCGATCGTATGTCGGGATGAGCCCCTCACCCGCTTGATCGGGAGGTGGTATAATACCTTGCAATCGGCCATCCGCTCGCGAAACGTGCGCCACATCGAGCCAGGTTCAGCAAGGAGACGTCACCATGACCCTCGAGTCATCCCCCAGGATCCTCGTCCTGTTGCGTCCCAGCCTGTACGATCTGCTCTTCCCGTCGGAGGCGGATCGGGTGCTGCGTGGGCTGGGGCGCGTGGTCTTCCATGATGAGGAGCGCGATCTCTCATCGGGTGAGCTGGCCCGTCGACTCCCCGGCTTTGATGTCGTCATCACCGGCTGGGGGACGCCGCCGTTCACCGACGAGGTGCTGGCCGCGGCCGACCGACTGCGACTGATCGCTCACTCCGCCGGCTCCGTCAAGCACATGCTCCCGCCGGCCGTCTTCGAACGGGGCATCGCCGTC is from Chloroflexota bacterium and encodes:
- a CDS encoding peptidoglycan bridge formation glycyltransferase FemA/FemB family protein — translated: MTTTLSTLDANLPDERWDAWLTRRKDAHILQHRLWGELKARFGWRVHRVALVDGDEITAGAQILFRRLPWGQTLAYIPKGPIVDWGRPDQVHALWRALEAMARRSHAAVLLMEPDLPDGSEAASSLSAGGWRPAPQPIQPRSTIVIELDDDDAMLARMKSKWRYNIRLSARKGVTVRAGTREDLPAVYALMQETARRDGFGIHTAAYYEAAYDLFTPTGQAAWLLAEHQEHLLAAIVVLAHGDRAWYFWGASASQGRNLMPNHALQWAAMRWARDRGCRLYDLWGIPDEVGRNPEVFTSSDVGRRGGLWGVYRFKQGFGGRIVRFMGAWEKPLSRPGYALYRVGRRLRRREA